From a single Salinirussus salinus genomic region:
- a CDS encoding PAS domain S-box protein — translation MSESARPATAAELTLLRVGPADADGVVETLRSVLDRPVEVVAGDPDEEPDADCLLVDGASGVDPDRLVAHRAPVALYVDDLGGVPSPLLEAADTVVEKGGDESRRRFYCERVRSLVTGADPGDSALAPALDRTDGPLGDASAYYLVAPDGTVEWASAPLGTVLPGSDAAEGPTPEAESDATSEAAGGSDGGDGNGGDAGDGAGGFDERLAAAVGGIPGARRYVEREASGLARYLSFPVDGETRHYRLETHRPDGLAERRRLEVVREVTGHVDLVDRLGTFESLVEGAQDGLYTLDETGTIDFCNDSFAAMLGYEPAELVGEHARTFSVSGEFERAREVVDRLRENPDLGSLTVDATCKHRDGSLLDVSFHFSVLRGREGAFDGIAGVARDVTDRKVRERELERYETLVNAATDPMFAVGGDGRFTLVNDAFLEATDLDRETIVGALPSVLVEEGAVSRETVEEWQGVYSDLAAGEGRQTEHEFEVEAPFEEPRVFEARIVRFADDGSTLNIFRDVTDRVERETELRAVRDRMELALEATDAVVWNRDVGTDEVTYYPDSAGLYGDAVGTFQDFIAQVHPEDRDTVRGAVAEATATAGEYGTEFRVERGGEVRWHAARGRVETDDDGDPVAVYGVTRDVTDRKERERELERANSRYETLVNNFPDGAVFLFDEDLRYTLAGGAGLNPLDPAPEDFEGATPHDLLPDRVADELAHYYREALEGVENSFDQSYRGLHYHVRTLPVRDEAGEVVAGMAVARDITERMERQRQLRRERDKLARLETVVASVQPLTETLTGAATRAQLESELCERLAESAAYTGAWVGDAHADGRRQRPRAAAGLPDDWVDSTPDGEDPVARAVRTGETQVVDHAGEAGTGGGGENGDAAADADGDARRRSVVVVPLTYRSTTHGVLAVEHADPEAVTDRERSVLSGLGRRVGQAVTAIENRRLLRGDRTVELRFDETPPTTPFAQVATAQECTLELKDIARVGEETSLFHLGVEGADGEAVAEALAGVDGVEFARALGNGEADRVQCRHTGRCPFAVLIDHGGAVRRGRFSPAGTTVVADFAHGADTATVADAVTATCPAFEVVSKRDRERDGTGEQLSVRADEPRVWDRLTDRQQEVVSAAYHAGYYDWPRGTTAEDLADALEVSAPTLHQHVRKAHGRLVGALVEGTAVFGRPDLGT, via the coding sequence ATGAGCGAGAGTGCTCGCCCTGCCACCGCGGCCGAACTGACGCTGCTCCGCGTCGGGCCGGCCGACGCCGACGGGGTCGTGGAGACGCTCCGGTCCGTCCTCGACCGGCCGGTCGAGGTCGTCGCCGGTGACCCCGACGAGGAGCCCGACGCCGACTGTCTGCTGGTCGACGGAGCGAGCGGCGTCGACCCCGACCGGCTGGTGGCACACCGCGCCCCGGTCGCGCTCTACGTGGACGACCTCGGCGGGGTTCCGAGCCCGCTGCTCGAGGCCGCGGACACGGTCGTCGAGAAGGGTGGCGACGAGTCGAGACGCCGGTTCTACTGCGAGCGCGTCCGCAGCCTCGTGACCGGCGCCGACCCGGGAGACAGTGCGCTCGCGCCGGCCCTCGACCGCACGGACGGGCCGCTCGGGGACGCGTCCGCGTACTACCTCGTCGCCCCGGACGGGACCGTCGAGTGGGCGAGTGCGCCCCTCGGGACGGTCCTCCCGGGTTCCGACGCGGCCGAGGGACCTACCCCCGAAGCCGAGAGCGACGCCACCAGCGAGGCTGCCGGGGGCAGCGACGGTGGCGACGGTAACGGCGGCGACGCCGGTGACGGGGCGGGCGGCTTCGACGAACGGCTGGCGGCCGCCGTCGGGGGTATCCCCGGCGCACGGCGGTACGTCGAGCGCGAGGCGAGCGGACTCGCCCGGTATCTCAGCTTCCCCGTCGACGGGGAGACCCGCCACTACCGGCTGGAGACACACAGGCCGGACGGGCTCGCCGAACGGCGCCGGCTGGAGGTGGTCAGGGAGGTGACCGGACACGTCGACCTGGTCGACCGGCTGGGGACCTTCGAGTCGCTGGTCGAGGGGGCTCAGGACGGGCTGTACACCCTCGACGAGACCGGAACCATCGACTTCTGTAACGACTCCTTCGCGGCGATGCTGGGCTACGAGCCGGCGGAGCTGGTCGGCGAACACGCCCGGACCTTCTCGGTCTCGGGGGAGTTCGAGCGCGCGCGGGAGGTGGTCGACCGGCTCCGGGAGAACCCCGACCTGGGGAGTCTCACGGTCGACGCGACCTGCAAGCACCGTGACGGGAGCCTCCTCGACGTCTCCTTTCACTTCTCGGTGCTGCGTGGACGGGAGGGAGCCTTCGACGGCATCGCCGGCGTGGCCCGCGACGTCACCGACCGGAAGGTCCGCGAGCGGGAGCTCGAACGGTACGAGACGCTGGTCAACGCGGCCACCGACCCGATGTTCGCCGTCGGGGGCGACGGGCGCTTCACGCTCGTCAACGACGCGTTCCTCGAGGCGACGGACCTGGACCGCGAGACGATTGTCGGCGCGTTGCCGTCGGTGCTGGTGGAGGAGGGGGCCGTCTCCCGCGAGACAGTCGAGGAGTGGCAGGGGGTCTACAGCGACCTCGCGGCTGGCGAAGGCCGACAGACCGAACACGAGTTCGAGGTCGAGGCGCCATTCGAGGAACCGCGGGTCTTCGAGGCCCGGATCGTCCGCTTCGCCGACGACGGGAGCACGCTCAACATCTTCCGTGACGTCACCGACCGGGTGGAGCGCGAGACGGAACTCCGGGCGGTGCGCGACCGGATGGAGCTCGCTCTGGAGGCGACCGACGCGGTCGTCTGGAACCGCGATGTCGGGACCGACGAGGTCACCTACTACCCCGATTCCGCGGGACTGTACGGTGACGCTGTCGGGACCTTTCAGGATTTCATCGCACAGGTCCACCCCGAGGACCGCGACACAGTCCGGGGAGCGGTCGCCGAGGCGACCGCGACGGCGGGGGAGTACGGGACTGAGTTCCGCGTCGAGCGCGGCGGCGAGGTCCGCTGGCACGCCGCCCGCGGGCGCGTCGAGACCGACGACGACGGCGACCCGGTCGCCGTCTACGGCGTGACCCGCGACGTCACCGACCGGAAGGAACGGGAGCGCGAGCTCGAGCGGGCCAACAGCCGGTACGAGACGCTCGTGAACAACTTCCCGGACGGTGCGGTCTTCCTGTTCGACGAGGACCTGCGGTACACGCTGGCCGGCGGCGCGGGTCTGAACCCGCTCGACCCGGCACCCGAGGATTTCGAGGGGGCGACCCCTCACGACCTCCTCCCCGACCGGGTGGCCGACGAGCTGGCCCACTACTACCGCGAGGCGCTCGAGGGCGTCGAGAACAGTTTCGACCAGAGCTACCGGGGCCTGCACTACCACGTCCGGACCCTGCCGGTCCGCGACGAGGCCGGCGAGGTCGTCGCCGGGATGGCGGTCGCGCGCGACATCACCGAGCGGATGGAGCGCCAGCGCCAGCTCCGGCGCGAGCGGGACAAGCTGGCGCGCCTGGAGACGGTCGTGGCGAGCGTCCAGCCGCTGACCGAGACGCTGACCGGGGCCGCGACCCGGGCACAGCTGGAGTCCGAGCTCTGCGAGCGCCTGGCGGAGTCGGCGGCCTACACCGGGGCCTGGGTCGGCGACGCACACGCCGACGGGAGGCGGCAGCGCCCGCGGGCGGCCGCGGGCCTACCCGATGACTGGGTCGATTCGACTCCCGACGGCGAGGACCCGGTCGCCCGGGCGGTCCGGACGGGCGAGACACAGGTCGTCGACCACGCCGGGGAGGCCGGCACGGGCGGCGGGGGGGAGAACGGAGACGCGGCTGCGGACGCCGACGGGGACGCCCGGCGCCGGTCGGTCGTGGTCGTCCCGCTGACCTACCGGTCGACCACACACGGGGTGCTGGCCGTCGAGCACGCCGACCCCGAGGCCGTCACCGACCGGGAACGGTCGGTCCTCTCGGGGCTCGGCCGGCGGGTCGGCCAGGCGGTCACCGCCATCGAGAACCGCCGGCTGCTCCGGGGCGACCGGACGGTCGAACTCCGGTTCGACGAGACGCCGCCGACCACGCCCTTCGCGCAGGTGGCCACGGCTCAGGAGTGCACTCTCGAGCTGAAGGACATCGCCCGCGTCGGCGAGGAGACGTCGCTGTTTCACCTGGGGGTCGAGGGAGCAGACGGCGAGGCCGTCGCGGAGGCGCTCGCGGGGGTCGACGGCGTCGAGTTCGCGCGCGCACTCGGGAACGGGGAGGCCGACCGCGTCCAGTGTCGTCACACCGGCAGGTGCCCCTTCGCCGTGCTCATCGACCACGGGGGAGCAGTCCGCCGCGGCCGGTTCTCGCCGGCGGGGACGACGGTCGTCGCCGACTTCGCCCACGGGGCCGATACCGCCACCGTCGCCGACGCCGTCACCGCGACCTGCCCTGCCTTCGAGGTCGTCTCCAAGCGCGACCGCGAGCGCGACGGAACCGGCGAGCAGCTCTCCGTTCGGGCCGACGAACCCCGGGTCTGGGACCGTCTTACCGACCGCCAGCAGGAGGTCGTCAGCGCCGCCTACCACGCCGGCTACTACGACTGGCCACGCGGCACCACCGCCGAGGACCTCGCTGACGCGCTGGAGGTCTCCGCGCCGACCCTCCACCAGCACGTCCGGAAGGCTCACGGCCGGCTGGTCGGCGCGCTCGTCGAGGGAACCGCTGTCTTCGGACGCCCGGACCTAGGTACCTAG
- a CDS encoding DUF7344 domain-containing protein: MPGDPHAPRDCPHPYQEIALRQLQRHVSMSVRDIATAVAAQEHDGSVAAPEEELEAIERELSRRHIPELVERSYVRYDEDREVVNLLGRGTDAAVDITADADCAVDLETVSEASVTVDLSERTLERLHEAMLEHDGLDREMSYDEVVRWLAEADR, from the coding sequence ATGCCAGGCGACCCACACGCACCGCGGGACTGTCCGCACCCGTATCAGGAGATAGCGCTGCGACAGCTGCAGCGCCACGTATCGATGTCGGTCCGCGACATCGCCACGGCGGTGGCGGCCCAGGAGCACGACGGCTCCGTGGCCGCCCCGGAGGAGGAGCTCGAGGCAATCGAGCGCGAACTCAGCCGGCGACACATCCCGGAGCTCGTCGAACGGTCGTACGTCCGGTACGACGAGGACCGGGAGGTGGTCAATCTCCTCGGCCGGGGAACCGACGCGGCGGTGGACATCACGGCCGACGCCGACTGCGCCGTCGACCTGGAGACGGTGAGCGAGGCGAGCGTAACCGTCGACCTCAGCGAGCGTACCCTCGAGCGGCTCCACGAGGCGATGCTCGAACACGACGGGCTGGACCGGGAGATGTCCTACGACGAGGTGGTCCGCTGGCTGGCCGAGGCCGACCGGTAG
- a CDS encoding plastocyanin/azurin family copper-binding protein produces MKRRTLLASLGGAASAGLAGCLGGSEALADNEIGMSTRAFKPMSKTVETGTTVRWRNTDRGVHTVTAYGDDIPEEAEYFATGGFDSEQAAKNAWYNSTDGGLDPEETFEYTFEVPGEYDYYCIPHEAAGMVGTVVVE; encoded by the coding sequence ATGAAGCGACGGACCCTCCTGGCAAGCCTCGGAGGCGCCGCAAGCGCCGGGCTCGCGGGGTGTCTCGGCGGGTCGGAGGCACTCGCCGACAACGAGATCGGGATGTCCACCCGGGCGTTCAAGCCGATGAGCAAGACCGTCGAGACCGGGACGACGGTGCGCTGGCGCAACACCGACCGCGGGGTGCACACGGTCACTGCCTACGGGGACGACATTCCCGAAGAGGCCGAGTACTTTGCCACGGGCGGGTTCGACTCCGAGCAGGCGGCCAAGAACGCGTGGTACAACAGCACGGACGGCGGACTCGACCCCGAGGAGACCTTCGAGTACACCTTCGAGGTCCCCGGCGAGTACGACTACTACTGCATCCCCCACGAGGCCGCCGGGATGGTCGGGACGGTCGTCGTCGAATGA
- a CDS encoding HEAT repeat domain-containing protein, with product MSEDTDEAGADDSEPDGEDAETPALDADAMDARLDEAAEALEAAETEADLDAVEEQLDAVEAALEEADLPEPDDEDEESPAERIEGRLSELRDDLEEARGPYLEDVTAILEDAEGTLTGSEWTEDGEDAAVAAVGTFLEAANEAAGLELAAEGETPEEVAEDLAAARETVAGLDLDPDEDAETIEGLLEAAETLESDLEAAEVWSDLTVREQLDAQGFYDVLDPENRKDYPPEWNAVKLYEKAGEVEPILLALETFESDFMEENILDALEHIAPKEAFEAVHERAERRDHQAVRILGRIGDERACETLEDFLGGGDVKLELVTLRALGAIGNTDSTQAVADRLVADSADIRSAAARALGQIGDTRAIDPLADVLADDDADEVRASAAWALNQVGTERALEVAAGYTDDRSYIVQAEAEKAAGV from the coding sequence ATGAGCGAGGACACCGACGAGGCCGGGGCCGACGACTCGGAGCCCGACGGGGAGGACGCCGAGACGCCGGCGCTCGACGCCGACGCCATGGACGCCCGGCTCGACGAGGCTGCCGAGGCGCTGGAGGCGGCCGAGACCGAGGCGGACCTGGACGCGGTCGAGGAGCAACTCGACGCCGTCGAGGCCGCACTCGAGGAGGCCGACCTCCCCGAGCCCGACGACGAGGACGAAGAGAGCCCGGCAGAACGCATCGAGGGGCGCCTGTCGGAGCTCCGCGACGACCTGGAGGAAGCGCGTGGCCCCTACCTCGAGGACGTAACGGCCATCCTCGAGGACGCAGAGGGGACGCTGACCGGCTCGGAGTGGACCGAGGACGGCGAGGACGCGGCGGTCGCTGCCGTTGGGACCTTCCTCGAGGCCGCGAACGAGGCCGCGGGCCTGGAGCTCGCGGCCGAAGGGGAGACCCCGGAGGAGGTCGCCGAGGACCTCGCCGCCGCCCGGGAGACCGTCGCCGGGCTGGACCTGGACCCCGACGAGGACGCGGAGACCATCGAGGGGCTTCTGGAGGCCGCCGAGACTCTCGAGTCCGACCTGGAGGCCGCGGAGGTCTGGAGCGACCTCACCGTCCGCGAACAGCTCGACGCGCAGGGCTTTTACGACGTGCTCGACCCGGAGAACCGGAAGGACTACCCCCCGGAGTGGAACGCGGTCAAACTCTACGAGAAGGCCGGCGAGGTCGAGCCGATCCTGCTGGCGCTGGAGACCTTCGAGTCCGACTTCATGGAGGAGAACATCCTCGACGCGCTCGAGCACATCGCCCCGAAAGAGGCCTTCGAGGCGGTCCACGAGCGCGCCGAGCGCCGCGACCACCAGGCCGTCCGCATTCTCGGCCGGATCGGCGACGAGCGGGCCTGCGAGACCCTGGAGGATTTCCTCGGCGGTGGCGACGTCAAACTCGAACTCGTGACGCTGCGGGCGCTGGGCGCGATCGGAAACACCGATTCCACCCAGGCGGTCGCCGACCGCCTCGTCGCTGACAGCGCCGACATCCGCTCGGCGGCGGCCCGCGCTCTCGGTCAGATCGGCGACACGCGTGCCATCGACCCGCTCGCGGACGTGCTCGCCGACGACGACGCCGACGAGGTCCGGGCCAGCGCCGCCTGGGCGCTCAATCAGGTCGGCACCGAGCGCGCGCTCGAGGTGGCCGCCGGGTACACCGACGACCGCTCCTACATCGTCCAGGCCGAGGCCGAGAAGGCCGCCGGCGTCTGA
- a CDS encoding phospholipase D-like domain-containing protein: MRRPPVPPVRTLALAAAAVCALAVAWLWLSPPAAADPVAATVDGPEPDSPAPEDGPRSAEDGPSTPGIDAVYPNPVADGDRGEFVVLSVPPGTGLDGFSLDDGEGAVALNGTASGRVTLSTAPNATERLTGRSARPLPGELALSNSGETLRLQRGNRTVDTLSYTNAPAAEVVDASGEWRPLGATHRPVVGAGPGRARAFVLPDAPTLAVSRLRAADRRVLLAGYTFSSRAATEALVTAVRRNVTVRVLVDGGPVGGMSARMARRLDRLAAAGAEVRVLDGPRARYAFHHAKYAVVDDHALVTTENWKAAGTGGHGSRGWGVVTGQPAVVRGLVDTFRADAGWQDAVPWQEAKPNLTTTAGGAPANGSYPRRFDPRRVRVEGARLLVAPDNAERAVVGLVANATESVRVEQVSVGGRRQPFLRATLDAARRGATVRVLLSGAWYVREDNRNITTYLNRRAREEGLDLEARVAAPRGRYEKIHAKGVVVDGDRVVVGSLNWNNYSARRNREVAVVLEGEEPARYFRRVFRADWRGGRWTLPAGVAVACLVAALAAAWRARRIEFA, encoded by the coding sequence GTGCGCCGTCCGCCAGTCCCCCCCGTCCGTACCCTCGCGCTCGCGGCCGCGGCCGTCTGTGCCCTCGCGGTCGCGTGGCTCTGGCTCTCTCCGCCGGCAGCCGCGGATCCGGTAGCCGCGACCGTCGACGGACCGGAACCGGACTCGCCGGCCCCTGAAGACGGTCCACGGTCCGCCGAAGACGGTCCTTCCACTCCCGGGATCGACGCGGTCTACCCGAACCCCGTCGCGGACGGGGACCGCGGGGAATTCGTCGTCCTCTCCGTTCCGCCGGGAACCGGCCTCGACGGCTTCAGTCTCGACGACGGCGAGGGCGCTGTCGCGCTGAACGGGACCGCGAGCGGCCGTGTCACCCTCTCGACGGCTCCGAACGCGACCGAGCGCCTGACCGGCCGGTCCGCACGCCCTCTCCCCGGTGAGCTCGCGCTCTCGAATTCCGGCGAGACGCTCCGGCTGCAGCGCGGCAACCGGACGGTCGATACCCTCTCGTACACGAATGCCCCCGCGGCCGAGGTGGTCGACGCGTCCGGCGAGTGGCGCCCGCTCGGCGCGACGCACCGCCCGGTCGTCGGCGCCGGCCCCGGCCGGGCGCGGGCGTTCGTGTTGCCGGACGCACCGACCCTCGCCGTCTCCCGGCTCCGGGCGGCCGACCGGCGGGTGCTGCTCGCGGGCTACACCTTCTCCTCGCGGGCGGCGACGGAGGCGCTGGTTACGGCCGTCCGCCGGAACGTCACCGTCCGGGTGCTCGTCGACGGCGGACCGGTCGGGGGGATGTCCGCCCGGATGGCCCGCCGGCTGGACCGCCTCGCCGCCGCGGGCGCGGAGGTGCGCGTGCTCGACGGCCCGCGGGCCCGGTACGCCTTCCACCACGCGAAGTACGCCGTCGTCGACGACCACGCGCTCGTGACGACCGAGAACTGGAAAGCCGCCGGCACGGGCGGCCACGGCAGCCGCGGGTGGGGCGTCGTGACCGGCCAGCCCGCCGTCGTGCGCGGGCTCGTCGACACCTTCCGGGCCGACGCCGGCTGGCAGGACGCCGTCCCCTGGCAGGAGGCGAAGCCGAACCTGACGACCACGGCCGGGGGCGCACCGGCCAACGGGAGCTACCCGCGACGGTTCGACCCGCGGCGGGTCCGGGTCGAGGGCGCGCGCCTACTCGTCGCGCCCGACAACGCCGAGCGGGCGGTCGTCGGCCTCGTCGCGAACGCCACCGAATCCGTCCGGGTCGAGCAGGTGTCGGTCGGCGGCCGCCGCCAGCCGTTCCTGCGGGCCACCCTCGACGCTGCCCGCCGCGGCGCGACGGTGCGGGTCCTGCTCAGCGGCGCCTGGTACGTCCGCGAGGACAACCGCAACATCACCACCTACCTGAACCGACGGGCGCGCGAGGAGGGGCTGGACCTCGAGGCACGGGTCGCGGCCCCGCGGGGCCGCTACGAAAAGATCCACGCCAAGGGGGTGGTCGTCGACGGCGACCGCGTCGTGGTCGGCAGCCTGAACTGGAACAACTACTCCGCGCGGCGGAACCGGGAGGTGGCAGTCGTCCTGGAGGGCGAGGAGCCCGCGCGGTACTTCCGGCGGGTGTTCCGGGCCGACTGGCGGGGCGGCCGGTGGACGCTGCCGGCCGGCGTCGCGGTCGCGTGTCTGGTTGCCGCCCTGGCCGCCGCCTGGCGGGCCCGCCGGATCGAGTTCGCGTAG
- a CDS encoding DHH family phosphoesterase has translation MSQADGTGDGATVVYDLASGCTVSDVEEGAHYHATVNGVVDYGVFVDLSEEVSGLVHASNLVGDYEVGDELIVELATIHEDGDLGFEEVRVTGYETRTVGRGDRLTMAELEDAVGGVGHIEGRVVQAKQTGGPTIFQVRDETGTTPCAAFEEAGVRAYPEVGVGDVVRATGAVETRDGHSQLEVGDLAVLEGAAAADVEDRLEAATAELAAPADVDPLVDWPALGKLYDDLREVARLLRETVLEGRPIRMRHHADGDGLCASAPLQHALERFIAETHADPEAPRHLLKRLPSKAPFYEMEDVTRDLNFALEDRKRHGQKLPLLLMLDNGSTEEDTPAYRNLAHYDIPVVVVDHHHPDPGAVEGLVEKHVNPYLHDEDYAVTTGMLCVELARMIAPEITEDVRHVPAVAGLADRSEGEGMADYLDLAREAGYDEDRLQDIGEALDYATFWLRYDDGRELIYDVLDVNCDDPERHADLVDLLAERAEQDVDTQLGVAMEHVTHETLENGAHLYRVDVEEHARRFTYPAPGKTTGKVHDRKVAETGDPVITIGFGPDFAVLRSDGVRLDIPEMVAELKEEVEGGGVSGGGHLVVGSIKFVKGMREEVIEALVGKMAEAELDEELGSSAAVADD, from the coding sequence ATGTCCCAAGCAGACGGCACCGGCGACGGTGCCACCGTCGTCTACGACCTCGCGTCGGGCTGTACCGTCTCCGACGTCGAGGAGGGAGCGCACTACCACGCGACCGTCAACGGCGTGGTCGACTACGGCGTCTTCGTCGACCTCTCCGAGGAAGTGTCCGGGCTCGTCCACGCCTCGAACCTCGTCGGCGACTACGAGGTCGGCGACGAACTCATCGTCGAACTGGCGACGATCCACGAGGACGGCGACCTGGGTTTCGAGGAGGTGCGGGTCACGGGCTACGAGACCCGCACCGTCGGCCGCGGCGACCGGCTGACGATGGCCGAACTCGAAGACGCGGTCGGCGGGGTCGGCCACATCGAGGGGCGGGTCGTCCAGGCCAAACAGACCGGCGGCCCCACCATCTTCCAGGTCCGCGACGAGACGGGGACCACGCCGTGTGCGGCCTTCGAGGAGGCCGGCGTGCGCGCCTACCCCGAGGTCGGTGTCGGCGACGTCGTCCGCGCGACCGGCGCGGTCGAGACCCGCGACGGCCACTCCCAGCTCGAGGTCGGCGACCTCGCCGTCCTGGAGGGGGCGGCCGCGGCCGACGTCGAGGACCGGCTCGAGGCCGCCACCGCCGAACTCGCTGCGCCGGCGGACGTCGACCCGCTGGTCGACTGGCCCGCGCTCGGCAAGCTCTACGACGACCTCCGGGAGGTCGCCCGCCTGCTCCGGGAGACCGTTCTCGAGGGACGGCCGATCCGGATGCGCCACCACGCCGACGGCGACGGCCTCTGTGCCAGCGCCCCCCTCCAGCACGCCCTGGAGCGGTTCATCGCCGAGACCCACGCCGACCCCGAGGCACCCCGGCACCTGCTCAAACGCCTGCCCAGCAAGGCGCCGTTCTACGAGATGGAGGACGTCACCCGCGACCTGAACTTCGCGCTGGAGGACCGCAAGCGCCACGGCCAGAAGCTGCCGCTCCTGTTGATGCTCGACAACGGCTCGACGGAGGAGGACACCCCGGCCTACCGGAATCTCGCCCACTACGACATCCCGGTCGTGGTCGTCGACCACCACCACCCCGACCCCGGGGCCGTCGAGGGACTCGTGGAGAAACACGTCAACCCCTACCTCCACGACGAGGACTACGCGGTGACCACGGGGATGCTCTGTGTGGAGCTGGCGCGGATGATCGCCCCCGAGATCACCGAGGACGTGCGCCACGTCCCCGCCGTCGCGGGGCTGGCCGACCGCTCGGAGGGGGAGGGGATGGCCGACTACCTCGACCTCGCCCGGGAGGCCGGCTACGACGAGGACCGCCTGCAGGACATCGGTGAGGCGCTCGATTACGCGACCTTCTGGCTGCGCTATGACGACGGTCGCGAACTGATCTACGACGTCCTCGACGTGAACTGCGACGACCCCGAGCGCCACGCCGACCTCGTCGACCTGCTCGCCGAGCGCGCCGAGCAGGACGTCGACACCCAGCTGGGCGTGGCGATGGAACACGTCACCCACGAGACCCTCGAGAACGGCGCCCACCTCTACCGGGTCGACGTGGAGGAACACGCACGCCGCTTTACCTACCCCGCGCCGGGCAAGACCACCGGCAAGGTCCACGACCGGAAGGTCGCCGAGACCGGCGACCCCGTCATCACGATCGGCTTCGGGCCGGACTTCGCGGTCCTCCGGAGCGACGGCGTCCGGCTCGACATCCCGGAGATGGTCGCCGAACTCAAAGAGGAGGTCGAGGGCGGCGGCGTCAGCGGCGGCGGCCACCTCGTCGTCGGCTCGATCAAGTTCGTGAAGGGGATGCGCGAGGAGGTCATCGAGGCGCTGGTCGGGAAGATGGCCGAGGCCGAACTCGACGAGGAACTCGGGAGTTCGGCAGCCGTTGCCGACGACTGA
- a CDS encoding Mov34/MPN/PAD-1 family protein — MGLFRSGEVLGIAEEALEFAREAARDAHPDEYMGLLRGEAASNLGLEESGTVLTEVLVIPGTETNPVSATVDTNMVPNDTRAAGSIHSHPNGVLRPSDADLGTFGRNRVHIILGAPYGPDDWQAYDREGQPVDLPVLDVPLPEEEFFDFTQADIDRQLREEDLDVDPRGGR, encoded by the coding sequence ATGGGACTGTTTCGCTCGGGTGAGGTCCTCGGCATCGCCGAGGAGGCACTCGAGTTCGCCCGCGAGGCCGCCCGCGACGCCCACCCGGACGAGTACATGGGGCTGCTCCGCGGCGAGGCCGCCTCGAACCTCGGGCTGGAGGAGTCGGGAACCGTGCTGACGGAGGTGCTGGTCATCCCCGGCACCGAGACCAACCCCGTCAGCGCCACTGTCGACACGAACATGGTACCGAACGACACCCGCGCGGCGGGCTCGATCCACTCCCACCCCAACGGGGTGCTCCGGCCCAGCGACGCCGACCTCGGAACCTTCGGGCGCAACCGCGTCCACATCATCCTCGGAGCGCCCTACGGCCCCGACGACTGGCAGGCCTACGACCGGGAGGGCCAGCCGGTCGACCTGCCGGTGCTCGACGTCCCGCTCCCCGAGGAGGAGTTCTTCGATTTCACCCAGGCGGACATCGACCGGCAGCTCCGGGAGGAGGACCTCGATGTCGACCCCCGCGGGGGGCGGTGA
- a CDS encoding adenylyltransferase/cytidyltransferase family protein, translating into MTDRAVAQGTFDILHPGHVHYLREAADMADELHVIVARGENVTHKTPPVIPDRQRVEMVGALGAVDEARLGHPDDYFVPIADIDPSVIVLGHDQHHDEDAIAAALADRGLDCEVVRASGREAGEEELLSTGVIIERVLQERGHADSGDRPASQPTERGDD; encoded by the coding sequence ATGACCGACCGCGCCGTCGCCCAGGGGACCTTCGACATCCTCCACCCCGGCCACGTCCACTACCTCCGGGAGGCCGCCGACATGGCCGACGAGCTACACGTCATCGTCGCCCGCGGGGAGAACGTCACCCACAAGACACCCCCCGTGATCCCCGACCGCCAGCGCGTCGAGATGGTCGGTGCTCTGGGGGCCGTCGACGAGGCCCGGCTGGGCCATCCCGATGACTACTTCGTCCCCATCGCCGACATCGACCCGTCGGTGATCGTCCTCGGCCACGACCAGCACCACGACGAGGACGCCATCGCGGCGGCGCTCGCCGACCGCGGGCTGGACTGCGAGGTCGTCCGCGCGTCCGGTCGGGAGGCCGGCGAGGAAGAACTCCTCTCGACAGGCGTGATCATCGAGCGCGTGCTACAGGAGCGTGGCCACGCCGACTCCGGTGACCGGCCCGCCTCCCAGCCCACCGAACGGGGGGACGACTGA